From the Manihot esculenta cultivar AM560-2 chromosome 3, M.esculenta_v8, whole genome shotgun sequence genome, one window contains:
- the LOC110611341 gene encoding protein NRT1/ PTR FAMILY 5.2, which translates to MALEQGVDDYTKDGTVDLRGNPVLRSKRGGWRACSFVVVYEVFERMAYYGISSNLVVYLTKKLHEGTVKSSNNVTNWVGTVWMTPVLGAYVADARLGRYWTFVIASLIYLSGMCLLTLSVSLGALRPPPCKDTNVDNCQKASALQVAVFFGALYTLALGTGGTKPNISTIGADQFDDFDPKEKGQKLSFFNWWMFSIFFGTLFANTVLVYVQDNVGWTLGYALPTLGLLISVAIFLAGTPYYRHRLPTGSPFTRMARVIVAALRKWNVAIPNDPKELYELDLEEYANKGKFRIDSTPTLRYLNKAAVRTGSSDPWMLCSVTQVEETKQMLRMIPILIATFVPSTMVAQINTLFVKQGTTLDRHIGSFKIPPASLSAFVTLTMLISVVLYDQYFVRIMRRWTNNPRGITLLQRMGIGMVFHIIIMITASLIERHRLSVAKKHGLVESGGQIPLTIFILLPQFVLMGMADAFLEVAKLEFFYDQAPESMKSLGTSYSTTSLGVGNFLSSFLLSTVARITKNHGHHNGWILNNLNASHLDYYYAFFAILNFVNLIFFFVVIKFYVYKAEVSDSMEVLAEELKGIRLRASSQEVSNTS; encoded by the exons atGGCTCTGGAACAAGGGGTTGACGATTATACAAAAGATGGAACTGTGGATCTTAGAGGAAACCCTGTTCTTAGATCCAAAAGAGGTGGATGGAGGGCTTGCTCTTTTGTTGTTG TGTATGAGGTATTTGAGAGGATGGCATATTATGGGATATCAAGCAATCTGGTGGTCTACTTGACAAAAAAGCTACATGAAGGTACTGTGAAATCGTCAAATAATGTGACGAATTGGGTTGGCACCGTTTGGATGACTCCAGTGTTGGGCGCATATGTTGCCGATGCTCGTCTTGGCCGCTACTGGACCTTCGTCATTGCTTCCTTGATTTATCTCTCG GGGATGTGCTTACTAACACTATCAGTGTCACTCGGAGCACTAAGACCGCCACCCTGCAAGGATACCAATGTCGACAATTGCCAGAAGGCATCAGCATTACAAGTAGCAGTGTTTTTTGGTGCCCTCTACACCTTAGCCTTAGGGACTGGAGGAACCAAGCCCAACATCTCCACCATTGGCGCTGATCAATTCGATGATTTCGACCCAAAAGAAAAGGGTCAAAAGCTCTCCTTCTTCAACTGGTGGATGTTCAGCATTTTCTTTGGAACACTCTTTGCTAACACTGTTCTTGTTTACGTACAAGATAATGTCGGATGGACATTAGGCTATGCACTCCCAACTCTTGGGCTTCTGATATCTGTTGCTATATTCTTGGCCGGCACACCTTATTACAGGCACAGGCTGCCCACTGGTAGCCCATTTACGAGGATGGCGAGAGTCATAGTTGCTGCCCTAAGAAAATGGAACGTGGCAATTCCAAATGACCCTAAAGAACTCTATGAGCTTGACTTGGAAGAGTATGCAAACAAGGGAAAGTTTAGGATTGATTCCACTCCTACACTCAG ATATCTGAATAAAGCTGCTGTGAGAACAGGTTCAAGTGATCCATGGATGCTTTGCTCAGTTACTCAAGTAGAGGAAACTAAGCAAATGTTAAGAATGATTCCGATCTTGATTGCGACTTTCGTTCCAAGCACAATGGTTGCTCAGATCAATACCCTTTTCGTGAAGCAAGGCACTACACTTGATAGGCATATTGGCAGCTTCAAAATCCCCCCAGCAAGTTTATCTGCATTTGTGACCTTAACAATGCTTATTTCTGTAGTCCTTTATGACCAATACTTTGTCAGGATCATGCGAAGGTGGACTAATAATCCTAGAGGGATCACTCTTCTTCAGAGGATGGGAATAGGCATGGTTTTCcacatcataatcatgatcaCAGCTTCCCTCATTGAAAGGCACAGACTCAGTGTGGCTAAGAAACATGGCTTGGTTGAAAGTGGAGGACAAATCCCTTTAACCATTTTCATTTTACTTCCTCAGTTTGTGCTTATGGGAATGGCTGATGCGTTTCTAGAGGTAGCCAAGCTTGAGTTCTTTTATGATCAGGCACCTGAAAGCATGAAGAGCCTTGGTACTTCTTACTCAACTACGAGTCTCGGAGTTGGAAACTTCCTCAGCAGTTTCCTTCTTTCCACAGTTGCTCGTATCACTAAAAATCATGGTCACCACAATGGATGGATTTTGAATAACTTAAATGCTTCTCACTTGGACTACTATTATGCATTCTTTGCGATATTGAACTTTGTGAATCTCATTTTCTTCTTCGTTGTGATCAAGTTCTATGTGTATAAAGCTGAAGTTTCAGATTCAATGGAAGTACTAGCTGAAGAATTGAAGGGAATCAGATTGAGGGCATCGAGCCAAGAAGTATCAAATACCTCGTAG
- the LOC110611340 gene encoding protein unc-13 homolog yields the protein MAHHTSRDCFPGSLLSGSAATSLDPAETDLTWPFGDLYSLDREDIRETAYEVFFTACRSSPGFGGGRNAITFYSSHNHDAGDSGGSGSSSGFGSVSSGGGRLGNGPLVVTTPTSKIKRALGLKMLKNSPSRRMSSVANGGGGGGGGGGTSPGPPNILLQQSGGYSPISMYNTVPATRPRRPLTSAEIMRLQMKVTEQSDNRLRKTLMRTLVGQMGRKAETIILPLELLRQLKPSEFNDMQEYHIWQTRQLKILEAGLLLHPAIPIEKSNSYAIRLREIIRASDTKPIDTSKNSDTMRALCNSVVTLSWRSPNGAPADVCHWADGLPLNLHLYTCLLQAIFDFRDGTLVLDEVDELVELMKKTWSTLGINRSLHNLCFAWVLFQQYVLTNQIEPDLLYAAHGMLSTEVANDAKKPDREATYVKLLCSMLASMQGWAERRLLHYHDYFQRGNVFLIENLLPLALSASKILGEDVSLIEGTETDDWKIVDSSGDRVDHYIRSSIKNAFAKVIETGSYKSTSVEVKDEASEALLQLAKETEDLALRERESFSPLLRKWQPIAASVAAVTLHHCYGAVLNQYLAGMSSLNNESVEVLQRAGKLENFLVQMVVEDSADCEDGGKAIVREMVPYEVDSVIMRVMKQWVEERMKKGRESFLRLKESETWNPKSKNEPYAQSVVELMKLAKETVDEFFEVPVGITDDLVSELAEGLEHLFQEYIKFVEACGSKQSYVPTLPPLTRCNRDSKLSKLWKIATPCSVSAEEMQQHGIAGAHHPRPSTSRGTQRLYIRLNTLHYLLSHLHSLDKTLTLAPRTFSSSRTHANHRRNRSSASAYFEEVHPSIQSACQHVSEVAAYRLIFLDSNSVFYETLYVGDVANSRIRPALRTLKQNLTLLTAIVTDRAQALAMREVMKATFEAYLMVLLAGGSSRVFYRTDHPMIQEDFESLKRVFCTCAEGLINEELVEGEADIVEGVITLMGECTEQLMEDFSIVTCETSGIGVVGTGQKLPMPPTTGRWNRADPNTILRVLCYRNDKAANQFLKKTFQLAKRR from the exons ATGGCTCACCATACATCCCGAGATTGCTTCCCTGGTTCTCTCCTTTCTGGCTCCGCCGCCACCTCCCTCGACCCTGCCGAGACTGACCTCACATGGCCTTTTGGGGACCTCTACAGTCTCGACCGCGAAGATATTCGGGAGACCGCATATGAAGTTTTCTTTACAGCTTGTAGATCCTCCCCTGGCTTTGGCGGTGGCCGGAATGCAATCACATTTTACTCTTCACATAATCATGATGCTGGAGATAGTGGAGGATCTGGGTCATCCTCGGGGTTTGGTTCTGTCTCTTCCGGTGGTGGTCGGTTAGGCAATGGCCCACTAGTTGTAACGACTCCAACAAGTAAGATAAAAAGGGCTTTAGGGCTAAAGATGCTGAAAAACTCACCGTCCAGGAGGATGTCAAGCGTGGCTAATGGTGGTGGGGGCGGAGGAGGAGGTGGGGGGACATCACCAGGGCCTCCAAATATACTACTGCAACAGAGTGGGGGGTACAGCCCAATTTCGATGTACAATACTGTGCCGGCAACAAGGCCAAGGCGGCCTCTGACTTCAGCGGAGATAATGAGACTACAAATGAAGGTGACAGAGCAGAGTGATAATAGATTGAGAAAGACGCTCATGAGGACTCTGGTTGGCCAA ATGGGAAGGAAAGCAGAGACGATAATTCTGCCATTGGAGCTGCTCCGCCAACTTAAACCATCAGAATTCAATGACATGCAAGAGTATCATATTTGGCAAACGCGTCAGCTCAAAATCTTGGAGGCCGGACTTCTCCTCCACCCAGCAATCCCAATAGAAAAGTCCAACTCCTATGCAATTCGTCTCCGCGAAATCATCCGTGCCAGCGACACAAAACCCATTGACACAAGCAAAAATTCAGACACCATGAGAGCCTTATGCAACAGTGTTGTTACTTTATCTTGGCGAAGCCCCAATGGTGCACCTGCCGATGTCTGCCATTGGGCTGATGGCCTCCCTCTTAACCTTCACCTTTACACATGCCTTCTTCAAGCAATTTTTGATTTCAGGGATGGAACATTAGTTCTTGATGAGGTTGATGAGCTTGTGGAGTTGATGAAAAAGACATGGTCTACGCTAGGAATCAATAGATCATTGCACAATCTATGCTTTGCTTGGGTACTTTTTCAACAATATGTATTGACAAATCAAATTGAGCCTGACCTTCTCTATGCTGCACATGGTATGTTGTCTACAGAGGTGGCTAATGATGCAAAGAAGCCAGACCGAGAGGCAACGTATGTTAAGCTATTGTGTTCTATGTTGGCCTCGATGCAAGGATGGGCAGAGAGGAGATTGCTTCATTACCATGACTATTTCCAGAGAGGAAATGTTTTCTTGATTGAGAATCTTCTGCCTCTGGCTCTATCAGCATCAAAGATTTTAGGCGAGGATGTTTCTCTCATTGAAGGGACGGAGACAGATGACTGGAAAATAGTGGATTCATCTGGGGATCGCGTGGATCACTATATTCGATCTTCAATAAAGAACGCATTTGCAAAA GTAATAGAAACTGGAAGCTATAAAAGTACGAGCGTGGAAGTGAAAGATGAGGCCAGCGAGGCTCTCCTCCAATTAGCTAAAGAAACAGAGGATTTGGCATTGagagagagggaaagtttcAGTCCTTTACTGAGGAAATGGCAACCAATTGCAGCTAGTGTTGCGGCTGTAACACTGCATCATTGCTATGGGGCAGTGTTGAACCAGTATCTTGCTGGGATGTCTTCACTCAATAACGAATCAGTTGAAGTACTGCAGAGGGCTGGAAAGCTGGAGAATTTTTTGGTTCAAATGGTGGTTGAAGACTCAGCAGATTGTGAAGATGGAGGAAAAGCAATCGTGCGAGAGATGGTTCCATATGAAGTCGATTCAGTCATAATGAGGGTCATGAAACAATGGGTTGAAGAAAGGATGAAAAAAGGGAGAGAAAGTTTTCTCCGACTTAAAGAATCTGAA ACATGGAATCCCAAGTCCAAAAACGAGCCATACGCACAGTCAGTTGTGGAGTTAATGAAATTAGCCAAGGAAACGGTGGATGAATTCTTTGAAGTTCCTGTTGGAATAACTGATGATCTTGTTTCTGAACTCGCCGAAGGTTTAGAGCATCTCTTCCAAGAGTACATCAAATTTGTTGAGGCTTGTG GATCAAAACAGAGCTATGTCCCCACTCTACCTCCCCTGACCAGATGCAACCGTGACTCCAAGTTGTCCAAGCTGTGGAAGATAGCTACTCCATGCAGTGTTTCAGCAGAAGAAATGCAGCAACATGGAATAGCTGGAGCTCACCATCCAAGACCATCAACAAGCCGAGGAACACAACGCCTTTATATCCGACTCAACACGCTGCACTATCTTCTTTCTCATCTGCATTCTTTAGACAAGACCCTCACCCTTGCTCCAAGAACTTTTTCTTCATCTCGTACACATGCGAACCACCGCAGAAATcgttcctctgcctctgcttaCTTTGAAGAAGTTCATCCATCCATCCAATCTGCCTGTCAACACGTCTCAGAAGTGGCTGCATATCGTTTGATCTTTCTCGACTCGAACTCAGTCTTCTATGAAACTCTCTATGTGGGTGATGTAGCAAATTCCAGGATTAGGCCTGCATTAAGAACCCTGAAGCAGAATCTTACTCTTTTGACAGCAATTGTTACAGACCGTGCTCAGGCTTTGGCAATGAGAGAAGTAATGAAGGCAACTTTTGAGGCCTACCTCATGGTTTTGCTTGCTGGAGGGTCCTCTCGAGTGTTCTATCGGACTGATCATCCGATGATTCAAGAAGATTTCGAAAGTCTAAAGCGCGTGTTTTGCACATGTGCTGAAGGATTAATCAATGAGGAGCTGGTGGAGGGGGAGGCTGATATAGTTGAAGGTGTAATAACATTGATGGGTGAATGTACAGAGCAGCTAATGGAAGATTTCAGCATTGTGACTTGTGAAACAAGTGGCATAGGAGTTGTGGGTACAGGACAAAAACTGCCAATGCCACCAACAACAGGAAGGTGGAATAGAGCAGATCCAAACACAATCTTAAGAGTCTTATGCTACAGAAATGACAAAGCAGCAAATCAGTTCTTGAAGAAAACTTTCCAATTGGCAAAGAGGAGATGA